The following are encoded together in the Labrys wisconsinensis genome:
- a CDS encoding cell division protein FtsQ/DivIB produces MPRLSLLTSSRPAEPEPDPRARRRRSWLARRLAHPPRGVGVVLALALIGATGYYGGQLGGGWQRMVAAYGTPADMIANACGFRIDTVAITGQRELTDQEILGAAGVTNVSSLLFLDAEAARERLQALPLVKTATVHKLYPDTLSLSIEERQPYGLWQKDGAIKVISADGTPIDDLRDGRFSRLPFLVGDGANVRAKEIAAVLDQVPALKARVRAAVLVAERRWNLALDNGVLIRLPEEDPAKALAALAGLEAQAKVLEKDVLIADLRMPDRVAFRLSEDAAAARAAMLAKRPKKKADPV; encoded by the coding sequence ATGCCGAGACTGTCCCTTCTGACCTCGTCGCGACCTGCGGAGCCCGAGCCGGATCCGCGGGCGCGGCGCCGCCGCTCCTGGCTGGCGCGGCGGCTGGCCCATCCGCCGCGCGGTGTCGGCGTGGTCCTGGCGCTCGCCCTCATCGGCGCCACGGGCTATTACGGCGGCCAGCTCGGCGGCGGCTGGCAGCGCATGGTCGCGGCCTATGGCACGCCGGCCGACATGATCGCCAATGCCTGCGGCTTCCGCATCGACACCGTCGCCATCACCGGCCAGCGCGAGCTCACCGATCAGGAGATCCTCGGCGCGGCGGGGGTGACCAATGTCTCCTCGCTGCTGTTCCTCGACGCCGAGGCGGCGCGCGAGCGGCTGCAGGCCCTGCCGCTGGTCAAGACCGCCACGGTGCACAAGCTCTATCCCGACACGCTGTCGCTCTCCATCGAGGAGCGGCAGCCCTATGGGCTCTGGCAGAAGGACGGGGCCATCAAGGTGATCTCGGCCGACGGCACGCCGATCGACGACCTGCGCGACGGCCGCTTCAGCCGGCTGCCCTTCCTGGTCGGGGACGGGGCCAACGTGCGCGCCAAGGAGATCGCCGCCGTGCTCGACCAGGTGCCGGCGCTCAAGGCCCGGGTGCGGGCTGCGGTGCTGGTGGCCGAGCGGCGCTGGAACCTCGCCCTCGACAACGGCGTGCTGATCCGCCTGCCCGAGGAGGATCCGGCCAAGGCGCTCGCCGCGCTGGCGGGGCTGGAGGCGCAGGCCAAGGTGCTGGAGAAGGACGTGCTCATCGCCGATCTGCGCATGCCCGACCGTGTCGCCTTCCGCCTCAGCGAGGATGCCGCCGCCGCCCGCGCCGCCATGCTGGCCAAGCGTCCGAAGAAGAAGGCAGATCCGGTATGA
- the ftsA gene encoding cell division protein FtsA: protein MSRPFDSGLTPRLKPLPPKRTAVLSILDIGTNKVVCLIAKLRPLEGADLLPGRTHQAQILGIGHQRARGVKAGAVVDMDLAELSIRQAVDAAERMAGVRVDSVIVNLSCGRIASTHYSATVQVAGHQVADGDIHRVLDVGASHSGRDRRAVIHSLPIEHTLDGVRGIRDPRGMLGRILGVDMHVVTTEGTPARNLMLAIERCHLGVEAMVATPYAAGLSALVDDESELGATVIDMGAGTTSVAVFSNRHFVHADALAVGGAHVTMDVARGLSTRLSEAERLKVLYGATIASPSDDRETIAVPPVSDDDREGPHQVPRSKLVRIIRPRIEEILELVRDRLKASGAWAEAGRRVVLTGGACQLTGIPDLARKILDRQVRVGRPLGVTGLPEAAKGPAFSVSVGLLVYPQVAGVEHFEPQSFGRGLATGTDGYMSRVGRWLKDSF, encoded by the coding sequence ATGAGTCGTCCCTTCGATAGCGGTCTGACCCCGCGGCTGAAGCCGTTGCCGCCCAAGCGCACGGCGGTGCTGTCGATCCTCGACATCGGCACCAACAAGGTCGTGTGCCTGATCGCCAAGCTGCGGCCGCTGGAAGGCGCGGACCTGCTTCCCGGCCGCACCCACCAGGCCCAGATCCTCGGCATCGGCCACCAGCGCGCGCGCGGCGTCAAGGCCGGCGCCGTGGTCGACATGGACCTCGCCGAGCTGTCGATCCGCCAGGCGGTGGATGCCGCCGAGCGCATGGCCGGGGTGCGGGTCGATTCGGTGATCGTCAACCTGTCCTGCGGGCGCATCGCCAGCACCCATTATTCCGCCACGGTCCAGGTCGCCGGCCACCAGGTCGCCGACGGCGACATCCACCGCGTGCTCGACGTCGGCGCCAGCCATTCCGGCCGGGACCGGCGCGCCGTGATCCATTCGCTGCCGATCGAGCACACGCTCGACGGGGTGCGCGGCATCCGCGACCCGCGCGGCATGCTCGGGCGCATCCTCGGCGTCGACATGCACGTGGTCACCACCGAGGGCACGCCGGCGCGCAACCTGATGCTGGCGATCGAGCGCTGCCATCTCGGCGTCGAGGCCATGGTGGCGACCCCCTATGCCGCGGGGCTCTCCGCCCTGGTGGACGACGAATCCGAGCTCGGCGCCACCGTCATCGACATGGGCGCGGGCACCACCTCGGTCGCCGTGTTCTCCAACCGGCATTTCGTGCATGCGGACGCGCTGGCGGTCGGCGGCGCCCACGTGACCATGGACGTGGCGCGGGGCCTGTCGACGCGCCTGTCGGAGGCGGAGCGGCTGAAGGTGCTCTACGGCGCCACCATCGCCAGCCCCTCGGACGACCGCGAGACCATCGCCGTGCCGCCGGTCAGCGACGACGACCGCGAGGGGCCGCACCAGGTGCCGCGCTCCAAGCTGGTGCGCATCATCCGTCCGCGGATCGAGGAGATCCTGGAGCTGGTGCGCGATCGCCTGAAGGCGTCGGGCGCCTGGGCCGAGGCCGGTCGCCGGGTCGTGCTGACGGGCGGGGCCTGCCAGCTCACCGGCATCCCCGACCTCGCCCGCAAGATCCTCGACCGGCAGGTGCGCGTCGGGCGCCCTCTCGGGGTCACGGGACTGCCGGAGGCGGCCAAGGGGCCGGCCTTCTCGGTTTCGGTCGGGCTCCTGGTCTATCCGCAGGTGGCGGGCGTCGAGCATTTCGAACCGCAGTCGTTCGGCCGGGGGCTCGCCACCGGCACGGACGGCTACATGTCCCGCGTGGGGCGCTGGCTGAAGGACAGTTTCTGA